The following nucleotide sequence is from Actinomycetota bacterium.
GCCCTCAGGTTTACAGCAGATTTTGTTCAAGAAACTTCCGCTGCTCTGCTTCATTATTAGCCTGTTAATTGATTCTATCTCTGCACCTATCCTCTCATCCCAGCTCCAGAAATTTGCCTTGGCAAACTCATAAGCACCTTTTCCAAGCCTATCACGAAACGTCTCGTTTTGAAGCAAATCAATAATAATAGATGGCAATCTATCCAGCTCTTCTTCTTCTAGCAATATTCCATTTACACCATTAACAATGATATTTCCAGTATCGCCATTGTTTATAGTAACAATACATCTTCCGGCAATCATGGCTTCAAGTAATGGATTCCCTAGATTCGAAAAGTCATAAAGAGATAGAAAAATATCTGCTGCTGCTAAATAAGTCGGTATTTCAGTATGAGGCACGGCACCAACGAATCGTACATATTCGCTGACGCCTAGCTTGAGAGCAAGATTCTCTAACCTTTCGAGCTCAGGGCCATCCCCGACAATAACAAGCAATGCATCAGGACATTTCTCTACCACTCCTTTTATGCATTTAACCGCACGATCCACACGTTTCCAGCTGACTAATCTGCTGATACATAGGACAACATGATAGTTATCTAATCCAAGAGCTACCTTTGCACGTTGGTATTGCGGTGCCCTATCGAATAAATCCCAATCGACACCGTTCATCCAGAAACATACCTTACTCGTATTAATACCTAGCCCTTGCAAAACTCTATCCCCTTGTGTTCCATCGTTTGTCATAATGATCAAGTCAGCTGGAATTCTTAACCCTACAGCATGCTCCCAGGCTCGTATAAATTTTAACCGCTTCCCTTCCCAGAAAACACCATAACTGGTTCCTTGAAATCTAGCCACTAAAGGTACGCCCAATATAAGAGATATGACTTTTGCCACAGGCATCGCATCAACTTCATAGCCGTATATAACATCAATTTTAGCAATCCGTGATATCTTATATGCTTCTATGAAAGCTCTCATCTGAAAATGCAACCACCAAATGAGCCGAACAATAAAGCTTATTTCTTTAATTTTCATTAGATACGAAAGGAACGAAGGAGTCATAAAACGAATGACATGTATGTTCTTGGCGATATCGTCATTGATATCATCTCTTTTGTTTCCCGTTACGAAATATACATTCCATCCATTTTCAGAATAAACAGTAAGAGTCTTGTATAGGGCAGGGCCACCCTTACCGTCACCAAGCGACCAATAATCCAATGCAGATATTATTAAGATAGCTTTCTTCTTTTTCATCTAACCTCTCCGGAGCTTCTTCCTCATCCATCGAATAGACCGATTAGCGATACCATAGTATAGTGATAAATCTCCTGGCTGAGGAAGTATGACCTTCGTCCACCTATTTCCTGAAATGCGACAATAAAAGAATAGAGCCAGGAGGAAAGTGACCGAATACGATGCAGTTGATGCCCATGCAGCTCCGACAATTCCGTAGCGAGGAATCCAGATGCTGTTCAAGGCCACATTCGTAACCACAGCCGCCAAGCCTGTATAGATGTTTAACCGCGGAAAACCGCGACCGGCAAGGTCGTTGGCCAGAACCCGACCGGCGCTAAGCATTATTACCCCGATGATTAAAGCTCGTAGCGCTCCGACGGCAGGCAAGAACGCTTCTGAAAAGAGAAAAAGTATTATCCAGCGGCTAAGGAGCGCCAACACCAAGGCTCCGATTGCGGTTGTCCATAACACGGTGCGGGCCACAAGAGGCGTAAAGTCTTTCTGTCTCTCCTCTTCTCTTTCCGCCGCTATTCGTGGAAAAAGAACTGTACTGGCTGAATGAGAAACCATCCATATCTTCTCGATGAGCCCAACCGCAATGGCATATAATCCAACCGCTGCAGGATCAAGAAATATATTTACCATGAACATATCGATCCGATAGTTCAGGAAGCCAAGAATGTTAGCCAGGTGTGCTTGTGCTCCGTATGCTGCAGCCTTTTTAATATAAGTCTTATTCGGCTTGAGAATAATCCCATCAGCAATTCGTTTTGCCAAGATAAACACAATAATATTGACAATAAGCCAGGAAAATATCCCGGCAAGCACTGCTCCGGTTACATCTCCCTTTGCTCCCAGCAGGGCAAATGCGATAAAAGCAAGAAAGAGGACGGACTGTATGATCTGGACGTAATTGTACTCTTTGATGCGCTGTGCTCCCAGCAAGATGCAGTTGACATAAGAGAAGAATAATTCAAGTGGTACGAGGGTCAACGCTATAAGTAGATAATTAAGCGAAACGCCTGGGAAAACGGCTTGCCGAAAGAAAAAGACAACAACCAGACCAACGAGTACGCCCGAACCGCCTATGAATAGGCTTAGGAGCGCGTCGTTTCCGAAGATCTCTTGCCGTCGAAAATCCCCGCGAGCTATATAAAATACTGTTGCCGGTCCAATTCCCAAGTTGCCTAACGTCACAATCATGGTCGGCAGAAGCATAGCAAGGGCATAGATGCCTCTTCCTTCTGGACCCAGCATTCTTGCCAAAATAACGGATGCTGGAATTCCCAATAGAAAACTCAAGATGCCGCTGATAAAAGTTATGGCAGTTCCTTGGATGAATTTCCCGTCCTTTTCTCTTTCCATATATACCTTTCTTAAATTCAAAGTGTTTCTGCCTGTGTCGCTTTATCATTTACTGTCTTTGGGGAGTGCAATATTCTCTGCCAAATAATAATTACTGGACCAAGATGACTCCTTTAGCATATATCCTGCTCTTGAGAGAAAGTCAAAAATCTGTGCATAATCTCTTGATATCTCTATAACCACCATTTCTGTTCTTGGCAGGGTTTTCTGTGCACCCTTTAATGCCTCATATTCTGCCCCTTCCACGTCTATCTTCATGATCTTGATGAGGCCGAAGTCTTTGCATATATCGTCGATTCTTGTCAGCCTTGTCTTCTCGACCATTTTGTCTTCCGTTTGTACTTCATTATCTCTTTCGAGATACCCTTGGCCGAAAAAGCCATCTCTAAACCTTATTCTCCCTTGTCTTCCAGATTCGCTCCACGCTGCGGCCTCAATAACCTCTATATTGTCAGCTGCGTTCAAGGAAATATTTCTCCTGAGCTGTTCTGCATTTCTCGGGTTTGCCTCGATGGCGATCACCCGACCCGCTTTACCAACCTTCCTGGCAGCAAGGAGGGAATAATAGCCAATATTACTGCCAACATCAACAAAAACATCTCCATCATCTAATGAACCTAATATCGCTTCATGGATGTCACCTTCCCTAAAAGGGAGTACTAAATAGATGTCGTCTGATCTCTTTCTTATATGGAAAGAG
It contains:
- a CDS encoding flippase; this encodes MEREKDGKFIQGTAITFISGILSFLLGIPASVILARMLGPEGRGIYALAMLLPTMIVTLGNLGIGPATVFYIARGDFRRQEIFGNDALLSLFIGGSGVLVGLVVVFFFRQAVFPGVSLNYLLIALTLVPLELFFSYVNCILLGAQRIKEYNYVQIIQSVLFLAFIAFALLGAKGDVTGAVLAGIFSWLIVNIIVFILAKRIADGIILKPNKTYIKKAAAYGAQAHLANILGFLNYRIDMFMVNIFLDPAAVGLYAIAVGLIEKIWMVSHSASTVLFPRIAAEREEERQKDFTPLVARTVLWTTAIGALVLALLSRWIILFLFSEAFLPAVGALRALIIGVIMLSAGRVLANDLAGRGFPRLNIYTGLAAVVTNVALNSIWIPRYGIVGAAWASTASYSVTFLLALFFYCRISGNRWTKVILPQPGDLSLYYGIANRSIRWMRKKLRRG
- a CDS encoding glycosyltransferase family 4 protein, with product MKKKKAILIISALDYWSLGDGKGGPALYKTLTVYSENGWNVYFVTGNKRDDINDDIAKNIHVIRFMTPSFLSYLMKIKEISFIVRLIWWLHFQMRAFIEAYKISRIAKIDVIYGYEVDAMPVAKVISLILGVPLVARFQGTSYGVFWEGKRLKFIRAWEHAVGLRIPADLIIMTNDGTQGDRVLQGLGINTSKVCFWMNGVDWDLFDRAPQYQRAKVALGLDNYHVVLCISRLVSWKRVDRAVKCIKGVVEKCPDALLVIVGDGPELERLENLALKLGVSEYVRFVGAVPHTEIPTYLAAADIFLSLYDFSNLGNPLLEAMIAGRCIVTINNGDTGNIIVNGVNGILLEEEELDRLPSIIIDLLQNETFRDRLGKGAYEFAKANFWSWDERIGAEIESINRLIMKQSSGSFLNKICCKPEGEG